TCCATGTAGGTGCCGAAGTTCTCGGCGTGCAGGTCACCCTGGATCCAGACCCGGTCGCCGTGCTCGACCATCCAGCGGTCGTCGCTCCCGGCGAACGACCCCGATGGGCCGAGGTCATGGAAGAACAGCACTGCCGTGCCTCGGTAGAAGGCGAACGGGTCGCGCGCCATCTTCCGGAACTTCGTGCGGAACGCATCCGGCGCGTCCCGCATGACGTCTGCGAACATGTCCTGCAGGCACGCGACGATCACCTCGTCGCGGTCGTCGTGTGCCACGCCGTGGCCCTCCCGGATCGTCGATCCGTCCCAGGACAACCGTTCCCAGCAGCGCGGGCGTCGACCCGTTCCGTACCCGTCCCGGACGGTCAGGCAGCCGTCGTGCATATGTCCGCGCTGGTCGTGGCGGACACCGACGACCACGCCGGCCGGCAGCCCCGTGCAGTCGGCGTCGGCGGGAGTGAGCGACAACGCGAGACCGTCGAGGACAGCTGCCGCGATGGTCTCCATGAGCACCGAGTGTTCCGCCGTGGCCATTCGCACTGCGGGGTCGTCACGCTGCGCAACCGGCTGCTGAACGGTCAGGCGTCCCTGCCGACCGGCAGCTCGACACGCATCGTCGTGCCGGCCGGCGATGTCTCCGCGATCGTGAGCGTGCCCTCGTGGGCTGCGACCAGATCGCGGCTGATGGTCAGGCCGAGCCCGGTGCCCGACGATCCCGACCCCTTGTGGAAGCGGTCGAACACACGCATGGCCACGTCGGGTGGGATGCCGACGCCCGTGTCGTGGACCGTGACGATCGCGCGAGGCCCGTCCCCGCGGACGGTGACGGTCACCGTGCCCCCCGGGGGCGTCGCCCCGATCGCGTTGACGACCAGGTTCGACACGACCTCCCGGATCCGGACCGGATCGATGTCGACCGGCTGCAGGTCGTCGGCCGTGTCGACGCACAGACGGACGTCCACGGAGGCGGCGAGCCGTCCGAACCGGTCGACGACGTCGCCGGCCAGGCGACCCAGATCGGTTGGCTCGCGGTCGAGCACCAACGCCCCGGACTCGGCCAGGCTCAGCGTGCGCAGGTCGTCGAGCAGGCGCTCAAGCATCGCGACGTCGTCCAGGAGCGCGCGCAGGTGCTCGTCGTCCATCGGCCGGACGCCGTCGACCATCGCCTCCAGGTCGCCGCGCAGCACAGTCAACGGCGTGCGCAGCTCGTGTCCGAGGTCCGCGAGCAGCTGACGACGCTGTGCGTCCGCCTCCTGCAGCCGTGCGGCCATGCGGTTGAACGACGAGACGACGGGTCGCGTCATCACCGGGCCCTGGTCGGCTGCACGGGCCGAGTAGTCGCCATCGGCCAGCCGCCCGGCCGCGGCGATCACGCCGCGGATCGGTGCCCACGTCCGCGCGAGCACGGCAAGCGCGCCAACGATCACCGCCGCAACGAGCAGCCACACGACCGCGACCGCCGCGACGCCCTCCGACCCGGCCAGCCGCGACGCCAGGACCAGGCCGACCGCGACCGGCGCGAGCAGCACGACGAGGACGACGGCCGCCACCCGCCGCCCCATCCGCCGACCGAACGACGACCACGCCCGGGTACCCGGACCGCGCCGTGGCGGCCACGGCTCGCCATCCGGCCACCACGGCGGTGCCTGCCCACGCCGCCACGGTCCGGACCGCCCGTCCTGCCACCGGACCCATGGCGGTCCGTGCCCCCAGCGGTCGTCGCGCTCACGCATCGCTGAACCGGTAGCCGACACCGTGCACCGTCTGGACGAACCGCGGCCGGCCCGGATCGGGCTCCATCTTTCGGCGGATGTTCTTGACATGGGCGTCGATGGCCCGCTCGTACGTCTCGAACGCGACGCCGTGCACGGCGTCGAGCAGCTGGGCCCGCGTGAACACACGACCCGGCTGTCCGGCGAGCGTGGCGACGATCTGAAACTCGGTGGGCGTCAGGTCGACCTCATTGCCGTCCACCGTCACCCGCATCTTCGGCTGGTCCACGGTCACCGGTCCGACGCGCAGCACCTCACCGTCATCGGCCTGCATGTCGACACGACGCAGGACCGCACGGACGCGGGCGACCAGTTCGCGAGGGCTGAACGGCTTCGTGACGTAGTCGTCGGCGCCGAGCTCGAGCCCGACGATGCGGTCCGACTCCTCGGTACGCGCCGTCACGATGATGATCGGCACGTTGGACTGCGCACGTAGACGCCGGGTGACGTCGAGCCCGTCGAGCCCGGGCAGCCCCAGGTCGAGGACCACCAGATCGAGCGCGTGCTCGCGGGCAGCGCGAAGCGCCCCGGGGCCGTCACTCGCCTCAACCACGCCGAAGCCCGCCTGGTACAGGTAGTCCCGTACCAGGCGGGTGATCCTCAGCTCGTCGTCGACGACGAGGACGGTCGCCATGCCGGCCATTCTGGCCGACATCGTCAGAGGACGTCGCGGTCGTCGGCGTCGGCGTCGCTCTCGTCGTCCTTCGTGGGGTCCGGTATCAGACGGTCGATGTCCATGCGGGCATGCGCCTTCAGGTGCCAGTCCTCCACGCGCTGTTCGAACCACACACGGGGGTCGTGTCCGGGCGCGTTGTCCTCATCGTCGTCATCGCGACGGCCGCCGTGCCGGGACCCCTCGGCCCACGGTGGAGCCCACGGCCCGTCCCAGTCGCGGCGCGCACCGGGCCCGTGGTGGTGCCGGCGGTCCCATCCCCTGCCCCAGAACATCCGCGCGATGAACCCGAACAGCAGGAAGAAGAAGACCAGCTTGAACAGTGCGAAGAAGGGCCACATGACCGCAGCCCCGGCCGTCGCCGCCCCCGCGGTCGCCGCGCCACCGAACACCATGGCGCCGAGCATGAACGCCCCGAGGCCGACCAGGGCGATCGGCGCGAAGTCACTCCGTTGCATCACGTCTCCTCTCTCGAAGGTCGACGCCATGCTGGCCACCCGGATGTGGAGGACCTGTGAACACACTGGGGAGATTTCCTGCCGGATGTGCGCCCTGCGGTGCTGTCGGGCGAGGGCGTGTGCGGCGTGCGGGGCACCAGCATCTCGGTCCGGTTCGCGCCGTTGGCTGGCCGGGACCAACCGTTGGAGTGCCGGGACAATCGTCGCTGTTCGATGGTGAGCCCCCGGTGGCCTCGGGCTGCACGCGATGCGGCGGAGCCTCAGGAGCCGGCGGCAAGCGCCTGCGCGAGCTTGCGGATGGCGGAGCCTGCGCTCTGGCTGACGGTTGGGCCAAGGACGGCCAGGCTCGACATGAGGGCGGCGATCTCGGGCACGTCCAAGGTGATCGACGCGGGGGCGTTGTGCGCGTCGAGGGACACGCCACCGCCCCTGCCCTGGTGCGTCGACAGCGGCACGCCGCTGAAGCGAAGCCGTTCCACGTCACGGGCGATCGTCCGTGTGGACACGCCGAACTCGCCGGCGAGCTCGGCAAACGCCATTCGCCGTCCGCGCACCGCGTACAGTCGTTCGATGATGACTTGTTGGCGTTCGATCCGACGTAGCGCGAGGTGGCTGTCACGGGACGCGGCGGCGAGTGCGACGTTGTTGTCCACCCCAGCGTGTCCGGTTATCGCCGTACCGTGAGACCATGAACGAGACGAACATCAGAATTGACAGCTTCTTCGACCGCTACGCCGCCGCGCTGCTCGCGCGAGACGAACGGACCATGGGACAGCTGTACGCGGTCCCGGCGCTCATCCTGTTTCCCGACGACTCGATCGTGGTCGGCGACGCGGCGCAGACCGAGCAGTTCTTCGCCTCGTCGTGGGCCCAGTACGACGGCGTCGACGCTGTCACCAGGCACACCAACGTCATTGCTGAGGCACCGGGCACGGTGTGGGCCGACGTCAGCTGGTCATACGACGGCGAGCCACGGGAGCGCTTCTGCTGTCAGCTCGTCGAGCGCGGCGACGAGTACCAGGTCGCGGTCCTCACACCAATGAGCATCTGACCTCGCACATCCCGTACTCCGTCGTGCAGCCGAGCCGTCGCGATGATGTCACTGGGGCAGGTCGGGTGGAGTCATCAGGGCATCGCTGGAGCAGGCTCCGCGTGCGGGAATCGGCCTGTAGAGGCCGTCCGTCCCTTCGGAGCGCGGTCAGGCGCCGTACTTCTCGAGCTTGCCCGCGCTGGCGAGCATGATCGGCATCAGGTCCGTGGTCGGACGCTGACCGAGCAGCCCACCGGCGCACGCCCGCTCACCGAAGCTCGTGACGTCGTCCCGACCGACGTGCGGACCCCACAGCAGGGTCGGGACGGGGTGCCATGAGTGGCCCGACAGTTGCGTCGGCGACGAGTGATCGCCGGTCACAGCGATGACGTCCGGCTGGAGCGCGACGATGTCGGGGATCACGGCGTCCATCGCCTCGATGGCGGCGACCTTCTCATCACGCTTGCCGTCGTGGCCGGCTTCGTCGGTCTTCTTGTGGTGCAGGAAGAAGTAGTCGTAATCATCCCATCGGTCGCGCATGGTCGCGATCTGTTCGTCCAGGCCGGACGGACGCGGCAGGGTGTCCATACCGCAGAGCTTGGCCACGCCCCGGTACATCGGGTAGATCGCCACCGTCGCGGCGCGCAGGTTGTAGCGGTCGGCGAAGCTCGGCAGGTCGTGATGCGTGTCGAACCCGCGCAGCAGCAGGGCGTCGGCGCCGTCGTGGTCGGCGAACACCTTCCGGATCGCGGCGTCGACGTCCCGCAGCAGTGTGGCCGTGTGCTCGGCGGCCGGATCGAGCGCGACGGGGTCCCTGGGCGGCACCCCCGTCCTCTGCGGGTCGAGGTCGGCGATGCGGTGGTCGAGGTCCTCGCCGCGCAGCACGGCCAACACGCGGTGCGACGAGATGTGGCGGAACATGACCTCGACGCCGTCGACCTCGACCCCGGCGTTGAGCGCATCGGTCAACGCCTGGGCACGGTCGTCGGGGATACGGCCCGCCCGGCGGTCGGTGACGTTGCCCTCCGCGTCAAGCGTGGACAGGTTGCCGCGCGCCGCGACGTCGCCGGGCCGCAGATCGAACTCGACCCCGGTGGCCGACAGCACACCCCGTCCCAGCTCGTACTCGGTCGGGTCGTACCCGAACAGCGCCAGGTGGCCCGGTCCGGATCCGGCGGTGATCCCGGCGCCCGTAGGCAGGGTCAGGCCCACGACGCCCTCGGCCGCCAGTTGATCCAGGTTCGGGGTCTTCGCCTGTTCGAGCTCGGAGTCGAACTGCGCGTCGGCGAAGCCGCCCAGCCCGTCCATGACGACCAGCACGATGTGGCACCTGGAATCGTTGAGCAGTGGCGTCAGTTCCATTGCGGGTCCCAATCTGCCGCGGGCATGCCTGTCAGCAGTCGTTCCCTTTCGCGACGCTCGTGAACTTGCGGATCGCGCTACTGCGGCTCTTCATCGTCCCGGCCTGGCAGGAGTCCGGACAGTACGGCGGCGACCAGGGCGCACGACAACACGAGCGCGAGCCCCCAGCGCAGGCCGACCGCGTCGGCGACAACGCCCACGACCGGCGGCACCGCGAGGAAGCTGAGGCGCGCCACCCACGACGCGATCGCCACGCCGTCCGCGCTGCGGATCCCCGGGATGGAGCCGGCCGCCGCCAGCCCCAGCGGGAACAGCGTCGACACGCCGAGTCCCGCGAGCGCGAAGCCGGCGATCACGACCATGGGCATCTGCCCAGCGGCGACGGCGAGCATCCCGAGCGCGGCCAACAGCGATCCGGACCGTGCGATCCGGGCGGCGCCGAAGCGGTTCACGAGGGGGTCGCCGGCGACCCGGCCCACCACCATCAACGTCTGCGCAGCGACGAAGCCGAGCCCGGCGACGAACGGCGTCGCGCCGAGGGTCTCGCGCAGGTGGATCGCCGACCACGACGCGGCGGCGTCCTCGACCGCCCCCGCCATGGTCGGCAGCATGGCGAGGCCGAGCAGCAGCCACGGCGCGGTGCGCAGTGCCTGCCGGATCCCCTGCCCGGCGTCCGGCACGACCACGTCCACGGCCGCGGCGGCCGCGGGCTGTTCGGCGTGCTCCGGGCCGTCGAGCTGCCAGCGCCGGGAGGCGACGACGGCGGCGGCCAGCACGACCGCGACGGTGGTGAGGTGTGCGGGACGCGGTATGCCGAGCGCCACGGCGCCCGCGCCGATCAGCCCGCCGGCGACGGCACCACAGCTCCACAGCGCGTGGAAGCTGTTGATGATGCTACGCCGGTAGCGACGCTGGACGCGCAGCGCGTGAGCGTTCATGCTGGCGTCGGTAACCGCGTCTGCACTGCCAAGCAACAGCATCGAGCCGGCGAACGCCACCCATGTGGGGGCCAGCGCGATGGCGGGCAGGCCGAGCAGCCCGAGCAGCGCGCCGCGGGTCGCGGTCCTGCCCGACCCAAAGCGCGCCGCGAGTGGCCCGGCTGCCATGCCGCACAGCAGGCCACCGAGCGGGCCGGCGGCCAGGCCCAGCCCGAACAGCGTGTTCGACAGCCCGAGATCGAACTTGATCCCCGGGAACCACGGGACGACGTTGGCCAGCGTCAGGCCGTTGACCACGAACAGCATCGCCACGGCCGCCCGCGCACGCCGCGAGGTGCCATCAACGGGGCGCGGACGCGACGACGGCGACTTCGTGGTGGACGCCATGCGGGTCGAGTGTTGGCCGGATCCGCTGACGCGAAACGTTCGGGACCCCTGCCGCCGTGGTGGACAGCAGACGGGCCGGATCCAGACAGCGTGCGCTCCGAGTTGAGATGCCACGGCGGTCGCGGCAACATGTGACCATCTGTTCAGACGATCGGGTGATCTCACGATGCGACCGCACGTCGTCCTGGACCTCGACCACCGCGATGTCCACGCCGCCGACCTCGACCGCGTCGCCGCGGTGCTGCGCGACCAGCCGGACGACGACGACATCGACCTGCTCGCTGACGTGTTCACGCTGCTGGGCGACCCAGGCCGGCTGCGCCTGCTCACCGGACTGCTGACGGGCGGCGAGCTGTGCGTCAGTGACCTCGCGGTCATCAGCGGGCTCAGCGAGTCGGCGACGTCGCATGCGCTACGACTCCTGCGGGCGCACAACGTCGTTCGTGCCCGCCGGGTCGGACGCCACGTCCACTACTCCCTGCGCGACGGCCACGTGCGCACCCTGCTGGGCACGGCGCTCGACCACGTGGCGCACCGCCATGGGTAGGCACCACGACGCGTACCCCGCGGTGACCGACGCCCACGTGGCCGGCCGGCGCCGGCGCGCGCTGCGGATCGCGCTGGGACTGAACGGCGGGTTCATGTTCGCCGAGCTGATCGGCGGCTTCGTATTCGGATCGCTGGCCCTGCTCGCGGACGCGGCACACATGCTGTCCGACGTCGCCGGGCTTGCAGTCGCACTGGTCGCCCAGCACCTGATCGACCGGCCGGCGTCGGTGCGCCACACCTTCGGCCTTCATCGGGCCGAGGTCCTCGGTGCACAGGCCAACGGCGTGCTGCTCCTGGCGTCCGCCGGCTGGATCCTGTTCGAGGCGGTGCGGCGCCTGAGCGATCCCCCGGTGGTGGCGGGGCGCGGCGTGCTGATCGTGGCGGTCCTGGGTCTGGCGATCAACATCGGCAGCGCCGTGCTGCTGGCACGGGCCAGCGGGCGCAGCCTGAACATGCGCGGCGCCTACGCGCACATGCTGGCCGACGCGGCCGGCTCGGTCGGTGTGATCGTGGCAGCCGTGGCGGTCATCACGGCCGGCGCCTACTGGGTCGACCCCGTCGCCTCGATGTTCATCGGCCTGCTGGTCGTCGCCACGGCCTGGGGACTGCTGCGCGACACCACGCACGTGCTCCTGGAGGGCGTCCCGGACTCGATCGATCCTGCCGAGGTCGAGCGCTGGCTCGCCGCCGCGCCGGGCGTCAGCTCGGTCCACCACCTGCACCTGTGGAACCTGACGTCGGAGACGGCGGCGCTGTCGGCGCACGTTGTCCTCGAGGGCCAGCCGACCCTGCACCAGGCGCAGGCCCGCGGCGACGTCCTCAAGGACCGGCTGGCCGACGAGTTTGCGATCGTGCACTCCACGCTGGAGCTGGAGTGCCACCAGTGCGAGGCCGAGGCCATGTCGGGTTCGGACGGCGCGGACGGCGAAGCGTCGCAGGCGCAGCGAGTTGAGCACGACTGACACGCTGGAGAACGCCCTCACTGCCCCTGGTCACCACACCCAGACGAGCCTGGCAACCGGGACGGACAGACGCGCGTCGTCAGCCACAGTCGGGCGGGGTGTGTCGTGAGCGAGCGCCTGTGTGCGCTGACGGCCGCGGTCAGTCGGCGACGTTCTCCGCGTAGTCGCTGCAGGCCACCGGTTCGTCGATGATCAGGCCGTCGCCCGAGAAGACGTCGACCACCTCGCCGTCGAGCGCGAAGCGCACCCCGTCGACCGTCGGGAACTGGTCGAGGGTGCACACGACCTGCGCCAGCCGCAGGGTCAGCCCGAGCGTGCCACCGCCGGACTCGAAGTCCCCGGAGAAGTCGGCAACGGCGACGCCGTCGGTGATGGTCAGGTTGCGCAACCTGGTCGTCGACGGGATCTCGGTGCCGTACCCCGCCGCCAGTTCCTCGGCCGTGGGGCCGGCGAGCAGCTGCTCGAGTACGGCACTGCCGATCCGCGGCACGCGCGGGACGGACCGCGGAACGGCCGTGACCTGCTCGCCCTGGGTGAACCACACCGACAACGTCGTCGTGTCGGGTGTTCCCGGTGAGCCACCGCCTGTGGAGTCGCCGGGTTCGGCCGGAGCGGCGGGGTCGCCCTGGGATTTGCCACCATCGCCGCCGCCGCCGCCGCCGTCGACCGTGCGGTCGTCCGCACCCGCGGCGGGGGCCCGCTCCGTCGGCACCGAACCATCCGCCCGGGCTGCCGTCGACGTGGCGTCGTGGGCCGGTCGTGTGGGCGCCGCGCCGACATCAACGACCTGCCCGCTGCCGCCGCAGCCGGCCAGCAGCAGCACGAGCGCCAGCAGACCTGCGACCAGCAACCATCCGCGCATCAGCTCAGACTCCTCGTGTTCGGACTCCTCGTGTTCGCTCCACGGCCATGATCGCCGCGCCCGGTCACGACCGGTCCACGACGGCGTAACGAGCGCGCGACGATCATCGCTGGTCACGTCGCCTGGGCAGTCGCAGCGTGAAGGTCGTGCCCTTCCCCTCCTCGCTGGCCACGCGCAGGTCACCGCCGTGCAGCCGGGCGTTCTCGCGCGCGATCGCGAGGCCGAGCCCGGTGCCGCCGGAGCTGCGGGACCGGTCGACCTTGTAGAAGCGGTCGAAGACGCGGTGCAGGTGCTGTGGTGCGATTCCGTCCCCGCGGTCCGAGACGGCAACCTCCACGTCGTCCGGCGTCGTCCGCACGGTCACGGAGATCGGTGGCCGTCCGTAGGTGCGTGCGTTGCCGACGAGGTTTCCGATGATCGCGTCGAGCCGGCGCGCGTCCATGAGCACCGTCACCCCCTCGTCTCCGTTCACCTCGACCTGCTCGAGCCAGCCTCGGGACCGCAATGCACCCCTGATGGAGCGGACCACGTCGACGCGCTCGAGCGTCATCTCGGCGGCACCCGCGTCCATGCGAGAGATCTCCATGAGGTCCTCGACGAGTGACGTGAGCCGGCGGCTCTCGACGACCACGAGCCGTGCGGCGCGCCGCCCGGCGTCGGGCAGACCGTCGGTGTTGGCGTCGAGGACCTCGCATGCCGTCGTCAGCGCCGTCAGCGGCGTGCGCAGCTCGTGGGACACATCGGACACGAAGCGCCGCTGCCCCGCCTCCAGCTCGCGCAGCTCGCCGATCGTGCGGCGCAGCGCCGCGGTCATCGTGTTGAATGCACGCGCCAGCTCGGCGAGCTCGTCGCCGCCCTCCTCGTCGAGCCGTGCGTCGAGATCGCCCGCGGCGACGGCGCGCACCGCCGCGCGCGTCCGCGCGATCGGCCGCAGCACGCCCGACGCAGCCGCCGCGCCGATCAGCGCGGACACGATCACGAGCACACCGCTGGTGCCAGCGAGCACGCGGGCCAGCAGACCCAGATCGTCGACGATGTCCTGCTGCGGGAAGAAGAAGTAGAACGCGGGTCCGGACGGGCGGATCGCGCCGCCGACGACGACGGCGGCGGCGGCGGCGCCACGGACCGTGCGGAGGGCTGCGATGCGTCCCGCGTCGACCGGGGCGCGCAGCTCGTCGGGGATCGCGGACTCGGTCAACGAGATCGACGTCGTGACCGGATCGCCGCCGGTCAACGCCACCACGTCGGCCTGGCTGCGCGCCTCGACCTGCGCGAGGAACCGGCGCAACCGCTGCGGGCTGGAGTCGTCGGCCAGCGTGGCGGCGGCGTCGTAGAGATGCATGCGTGCCTCGCGGACCGCGTCGTCCATGGCGCGCTGCAGCGTGACGTCGCGTACGACCACGTACGAGATGCCCGCGACGGCGACGGCGACCAGGGCGGCGACAAGCGCGAACGTCGTGACCAACCGGGCCCGCAGCCCCAGCGGCCGGCGCCGTCTCACCGCGGCGCCACGAGCTTGTAGCCGACCCCCCGCACCGTCTGGATCAGCATAGGATCGCTCGCGTCGTCCTCGACCTTCGCGCGCAGCCGCTGAACGCACACGTCGACCAGCCGGGAGTCGCCGAGGTACTCGTACTCCCATACCCGCTCGAGCAGCAGCTGCCGGGTGAACACCTGGCCCGGCCGCGCGGTGAGCTCGAGCAGCAGGCGCAGCTCGGTCGGCGTGAGGTGCACCTCGTCGCCATCCTTGCGCACGACCATGCCGACCGGGTCGACGGTGAGATCGCCGAAGCGCCGCACGCGCTCGCCGGTCATCGCCTCGC
This Euzebyales bacterium DNA region includes the following protein-coding sequences:
- a CDS encoding cation diffusion facilitator family transporter, with protein sequence MGRHHDAYPAVTDAHVAGRRRRALRIALGLNGGFMFAELIGGFVFGSLALLADAAHMLSDVAGLAVALVAQHLIDRPASVRHTFGLHRAEVLGAQANGVLLLASAGWILFEAVRRLSDPPVVAGRGVLIVAVLGLAINIGSAVLLARASGRSLNMRGAYAHMLADAAGSVGVIVAAVAVITAGAYWVDPVASMFIGLLVVATAWGLLRDTTHVLLEGVPDSIDPAEVERWLAAAPGVSSVHHLHLWNLTSETAALSAHVVLEGQPTLHQAQARGDVLKDRLADEFAIVHSTLELECHQCEAEAMSGSDGADGEASQAQRVEHD
- a CDS encoding metalloregulator ArsR/SmtB family transcription factor, producing MRPHVVLDLDHRDVHAADLDRVAAVLRDQPDDDDIDLLADVFTLLGDPGRLRLLTGLLTGGELCVSDLAVISGLSESATSHALRLLRAHNVVRARRVGRHVHYSLRDGHVRTLLGTALDHVAHRHG
- a CDS encoding ATP-binding protein; this translates as MRRRRPLGLRARLVTTFALVAALVAVAVAGISYVVVRDVTLQRAMDDAVREARMHLYDAAATLADDSSPQRLRRFLAQVEARSQADVVALTGGDPVTTSISLTESAIPDELRAPVDAGRIAALRTVRGAAAAAVVVGGAIRPSGPAFYFFFPQQDIVDDLGLLARVLAGTSGVLVIVSALIGAAAASGVLRPIARTRAAVRAVAAGDLDARLDEEGGDELAELARAFNTMTAALRRTIGELRELEAGQRRFVSDVSHELRTPLTALTTACEVLDANTDGLPDAGRRAARLVVVESRRLTSLVEDLMEISRMDAGAAEMTLERVDVVRSIRGALRSRGWLEQVEVNGDEGVTVLMDARRLDAIIGNLVGNARTYGRPPISVTVRTTPDDVEVAVSDRGDGIAPQHLHRVFDRFYKVDRSRSSGGTGLGLAIARENARLHGGDLRVASEEGKGTTFTLRLPRRRDQR
- a CDS encoding MFS transporter, translating into MASTTKSPSSRPRPVDGTSRRARAAVAMLFVVNGLTLANVVPWFPGIKFDLGLSNTLFGLGLAAGPLGGLLCGMAAGPLAARFGSGRTATRGALLGLLGLPAIALAPTWVAFAGSMLLLGSADAVTDASMNAHALRVQRRYRRSIINSFHALWSCGAVAGGLIGAGAVALGIPRPAHLTTVAVVLAAAVVASRRWQLDGPEHAEQPAAAAAVDVVVPDAGQGIRQALRTAPWLLLGLAMLPTMAGAVEDAAASWSAIHLRETLGATPFVAGLGFVAAQTLMVVGRVAGDPLVNRFGAARIARSGSLLAALGMLAVAAGQMPMVVIAGFALAGLGVSTLFPLGLAAAGSIPGIRSADGVAIASWVARLSFLAVPPVVGVVADAVGLRWGLALVLSCALVAAVLSGLLPGRDDEEPQ
- a CDS encoding HTH domain-containing protein yields the protein MDNNVALAAASRDSHLALRRIERQQVIIERLYAVRGRRMAFAELAGEFGVSTRTIARDVERLRFSGVPLSTHQGRGGGVSLDAHNAPASITLDVPEIAALMSSLAVLGPTVSQSAGSAIRKLAQALAAGS
- a CDS encoding response regulator transcription factor; translation: MATVLVVDDELRITRLVRDYLYQAGFGVVEASDGPGALRAAREHALDLVVLDLGLPGLDGLDVTRRLRAQSNVPIIIVTARTEESDRIVGLELGADDYVTKPFSPRELVARVRAVLRRVDMQADDGEVLRVGPVTVDQPKMRVTVDGNEVDLTPTEFQIVATLAGQPGRVFTRAQLLDAVHGVAFETYERAIDAHVKNIRRKMEPDPGRPRFVQTVHGVGYRFSDA
- a CDS encoding 2,3-bisphosphoglycerate-independent phosphoglycerate mutase, producing MELTPLLNDSRCHIVLVVMDGLGGFADAQFDSELEQAKTPNLDQLAAEGVVGLTLPTGAGITAGSGPGHLALFGYDPTEYELGRGVLSATGVEFDLRPGDVAARGNLSTLDAEGNVTDRRAGRIPDDRAQALTDALNAGVEVDGVEVMFRHISSHRVLAVLRGEDLDHRIADLDPQRTGVPPRDPVALDPAAEHTATLLRDVDAAIRKVFADHDGADALLLRGFDTHHDLPSFADRYNLRAATVAIYPMYRGVAKLCGMDTLPRPSGLDEQIATMRDRWDDYDYFFLHHKKTDEAGHDGKRDEKVAAIEAMDAVIPDIVALQPDVIAVTGDHSSPTQLSGHSWHPVPTLLWGPHVGRDDVTSFGERACAGGLLGQRPTTDLMPIMLASAGKLEKYGA
- a CDS encoding GerMN domain-containing protein, with product MRGWLLVAGLLALVLLLAGCGGSGQVVDVGAAPTRPAHDATSTAARADGSVPTERAPAAGADDRTVDGGGGGGDGGKSQGDPAAPAEPGDSTGGGSPGTPDTTTLSVWFTQGEQVTAVPRSVPRVPRIGSAVLEQLLAGPTAEELAAGYGTEIPSTTRLRNLTITDGVAVADFSGDFESGGGTLGLTLRLAQVVCTLDQFPTVDGVRFALDGEVVDVFSGDGLIIDEPVACSDYAENVAD
- a CDS encoding HAMP domain-containing sensor histidine kinase gives rise to the protein MGRRVAAVVLVVLLAPVAVGLVLASRLAGSEGVAAVAVVWLLVAAVIVGALAVLARTWAPIRGVIAAAGRLADGDYSARAADQGPVMTRPVVSSFNRMAARLQEADAQRRQLLADLGHELRTPLTVLRGDLEAMVDGVRPMDDEHLRALLDDVAMLERLLDDLRTLSLAESGALVLDREPTDLGRLAGDVVDRFGRLAASVDVRLCVDTADDLQPVDIDPVRIREVVSNLVVNAIGATPPGGTVTVTVRGDGPRAIVTVHDTGVGIPPDVAMRVFDRFHKGSGSSGTGLGLTISRDLVAAHEGTLTIAETSPAGTTMRVELPVGRDA